The Amycolatopsis sp. DG1A-15b genome window below encodes:
- a CDS encoding aldehyde dehydrogenase family protein, translated as MTAVQPKPTTVGETFDSLSPATDEVVGTYPIHTAEDVKAAVERARVAAEWWAGLGFAGRAERLKSWKGVLTRRLPQLCQVVRDETGKPIADAQLESVLAIEHIAWAGKHAKKILGKQKRSAGLLMSNQAATVEYQPLGVVGVIGPWNYPVFTPLGSVAYALAAGNAVVFKPSEYTPGVGKWLVDAFAEIVPEQPVLQLITGFGETGAALVTAGVDKIAFTGSTATGKRIMAAAAETLTPVVIEAGGKDPVLVDADADLDAAADATVWGAFSNSGQTCIGVERVYVHEKVHDEFVAKVVEKSKDVRAGSDEAAQYGPVTMPSQLGVIKRHIQDALSRGGKAVLGGEEAVGDRYAQPTVLIDVPEDSEAVTEETFGPTVTIAKVRDMDEAVEKANSTKYGLGSTVFSKSRGVELAEKLRTGMTAINAPLSFAGIASLPFGGVGDSGFGRIHGPEGLREFARTKAIARQRFTAPLTLTSFTRKESTDALVAKLVTILHGKR; from the coding sequence ATGACTGCCGTCCAGCCGAAGCCGACGACGGTCGGCGAGACCTTCGACTCGCTCAGCCCGGCGACCGACGAGGTGGTCGGAACCTACCCGATCCACACCGCGGAGGACGTCAAAGCGGCCGTCGAGCGGGCGCGCGTCGCGGCGGAGTGGTGGGCGGGCCTCGGTTTCGCCGGGCGCGCCGAGCGGCTCAAGAGCTGGAAGGGCGTGCTGACCCGGCGGCTGCCGCAGCTGTGCCAGGTGGTCCGCGACGAGACCGGCAAGCCGATCGCCGACGCGCAGCTGGAAAGCGTCCTCGCCATCGAGCACATCGCGTGGGCGGGCAAGCACGCGAAGAAGATCCTCGGCAAGCAGAAGCGCTCGGCCGGCCTGTTGATGTCGAACCAGGCGGCGACGGTCGAGTACCAGCCGCTGGGCGTGGTCGGCGTGATCGGCCCGTGGAACTACCCGGTGTTCACCCCGCTCGGCTCGGTCGCGTACGCGCTCGCGGCGGGCAACGCCGTGGTGTTCAAGCCGAGCGAGTACACGCCGGGCGTCGGCAAGTGGCTGGTCGACGCGTTCGCCGAGATCGTGCCGGAGCAGCCGGTGCTGCAGCTGATCACGGGCTTCGGCGAGACGGGCGCGGCGCTGGTGACGGCGGGGGTCGACAAGATCGCGTTCACCGGCTCGACGGCGACGGGCAAGCGCATCATGGCCGCGGCCGCCGAGACGCTCACCCCGGTGGTGATCGAGGCGGGCGGCAAGGACCCGGTGCTGGTGGACGCGGACGCCGACCTCGACGCGGCGGCGGACGCAACGGTGTGGGGCGCGTTCTCCAACTCCGGCCAGACCTGCATCGGCGTCGAGCGGGTGTACGTCCACGAGAAGGTCCACGACGAGTTCGTGGCGAAGGTGGTCGAGAAGTCGAAGGACGTCCGCGCGGGCTCGGACGAGGCGGCCCAGTACGGCCCGGTGACGATGCCCTCCCAGCTGGGCGTGATCAAGCGTCACATCCAAGACGCACTGTCCCGCGGCGGAAAGGCGGTACTCGGCGGCGAGGAGGCGGTCGGCGACCGCTACGCGCAGCCGACGGTCCTGATCGACGTCCCCGAGGACTCCGAGGCGGTGACGGAGGAGACGTTCGGCCCGACGGTGACGATCGCGAAGGTCCGCGACATGGACGAAGCGGTCGAGAAGGCGAACAGCACGAAGTACGGCTTGGGCTCGACGGTGTTTTCGAAGTCCCGCGGCGTGGAGCTGGCGGAGAAGCTGCGCACGGGCATGACGGCGATCAACGCGCCGCTGTCGTTCGCCGGAATCGCCTCATTGCCGTTCGGCGGCGTGGGCGATTCGGGCTTCGGCCGCATCCACGGACCGGAGGGCCTGCGCGAGTTCGCCCGCACGAAGGCCATCGCCCGCCAGCGGTTCACGGCCCCGTTGACGCTGACATCGTTCACCCGCAAGGAATCAACGGACGCACTGGTGGCCAAGCTGGTGACGATCCTCCACGGCAAGCGCTGA
- a CDS encoding MFS transporter, giving the protein MSLFTHRAYWRWSAGVQFARLPSTMAPLAFTLLTTATTGSYRLGGVLMSVYVAAEMVCAVPVGRLLDRIGPSRGLPALLLLTAAGYVVLTLAAANGAPSAALLVLVLLPGITGGALSGGFRTLLAETVDDELLPRATTVDAMILDGVLVGGPALVTLLDLAGPLVPLAAMTAACVAAALLVPRRAGSRDRVESGPGIPPARPGAALPWLCCAFTIGLLTSTIEVAPLPLVQRLGAPETAAPVVIAVLTGASIAGSAFYAWRGKIGDPRLFLAGFVLGGLVLSADLGWPGLIASVAVIGAFGGPLVATTSVNLQRVLPKNRRSAGFSLSFTVQAAGFGLGSLAVGVLPLWLPPLLGVFAAATAGAMLVRKPARAIGTMSVTS; this is encoded by the coding sequence ATGTCGTTGTTCACCCATCGCGCCTACTGGCGCTGGTCGGCGGGCGTCCAGTTCGCCCGGCTGCCGTCGACCATGGCGCCGCTCGCGTTCACCCTGCTGACCACCGCCACGACGGGCTCCTACCGGCTCGGCGGCGTGCTGATGTCGGTCTACGTCGCCGCCGAGATGGTGTGCGCGGTGCCGGTCGGGCGGCTGCTCGACCGCATCGGCCCTTCGCGGGGCCTGCCCGCGCTGCTCCTGCTCACCGCCGCCGGGTACGTGGTGCTGACGCTGGCTGCCGCGAACGGCGCGCCGAGCGCCGCGCTGCTCGTGCTGGTCCTGCTGCCCGGCATCACGGGCGGAGCGTTGTCGGGCGGGTTCCGGACGTTGCTCGCGGAGACGGTCGACGACGAGCTGCTTCCCCGGGCGACCACCGTCGACGCGATGATCCTCGACGGCGTGCTCGTCGGCGGTCCGGCGCTGGTCACGCTGCTCGACCTGGCCGGTCCGCTCGTGCCGCTCGCCGCGATGACGGCCGCCTGCGTTGCCGCCGCCTTGCTCGTCCCGCGTCGCGCGGGTTCCCGCGATCGGGTGGAATCCGGGCCCGGCATCCCGCCCGCGCGACCCGGCGCCGCCCTGCCGTGGCTGTGCTGCGCCTTCACCATCGGGCTGCTGACGTCGACGATCGAGGTCGCGCCGTTGCCGCTGGTCCAGCGCCTCGGTGCGCCGGAGACGGCGGCGCCGGTGGTGATCGCCGTGCTGACCGGAGCGAGCATCGCGGGCAGCGCCTTCTACGCGTGGCGGGGCAAGATCGGTGACCCACGGCTGTTCCTCGCCGGGTTCGTCCTCGGCGGGCTCGTGCTCAGCGCGGACCTCGGCTGGCCGGGCCTGATCGCGTCGGTGGCGGTGATCGGCGCGTTCGGCGGGCCGCTGGTCGCCACGACGTCGGTCAACCTCCAGCGCGTGTTGCCGAAGAACCGCAGGTCAGCGGGGTTCTCCTTGAGCTTCACGGTGCAGGCGGCCGGCTTCGGGCTCGGCTCGCTGGCGGTCGGCGTGCTGCCGTTGTGGCTCCCGCCGCTGCTCGGTGTCTTTGCCGCGGCGACCGCCGGTGCAATGCTGGTGCGGAAGCCCGCACGAGCTATTGGCACGATGTCAGTAACGTCGTAA
- a CDS encoding DUF5937 family protein: protein MIELVLSAAGSQRVRFAISPLEEVLGAVQTLLGIRRHPAAPPWLSEVPDVPELTAVLSARHYITEFLSPPPDGPETTAEAQLAVVRATPPAQVALELGMVDADLSGLPADPAAARDLLARQLETVWDALLAPEWPRLRELLAADIAYRTRQLGSGGLAAMLAELHPRVRLSGTSVLVDVRARERLPIDARGLLLIPAVFAWPNVGVVTVPPWQISLLYPARGVASLWTSAAEPPEPLAEVLGRTRALLLTTLDRPAATTELARRHDLAPATVSAHLTALRGAGLLASERRGHRVLYRRTELGDALLSGKL from the coding sequence GTGATCGAGCTGGTCCTCAGCGCGGCCGGGAGCCAACGCGTCCGGTTCGCGATCTCCCCGTTGGAGGAGGTGCTGGGCGCGGTCCAGACGCTGCTCGGCATCCGGCGACACCCCGCGGCCCCGCCGTGGCTCTCCGAAGTGCCCGACGTGCCCGAGCTGACCGCGGTGCTGAGCGCGCGGCACTACATCACCGAGTTCCTGAGCCCGCCGCCCGACGGTCCCGAGACGACCGCCGAAGCGCAGCTCGCGGTGGTTCGCGCGACTCCGCCCGCGCAGGTGGCGCTGGAGCTGGGCATGGTCGACGCGGACCTGTCCGGGCTGCCGGCCGACCCGGCGGCCGCGCGCGACCTGCTGGCCCGCCAGCTCGAGACGGTGTGGGACGCGCTGCTGGCCCCGGAGTGGCCCCGCCTGCGTGAGCTGCTCGCGGCGGACATCGCCTACCGGACGCGGCAGCTGGGGTCGGGCGGGCTCGCGGCGATGCTGGCGGAGCTCCACCCGCGCGTCCGGCTGTCGGGGACGTCGGTGCTGGTCGACGTCCGGGCCCGGGAGCGCCTGCCGATCGACGCGCGGGGGTTGCTGCTGATCCCGGCGGTGTTCGCGTGGCCGAACGTCGGGGTGGTGACGGTGCCGCCGTGGCAGATTTCCCTGCTGTACCCGGCCCGGGGCGTGGCTTCGCTGTGGACCTCTGCTGCCGAACCGCCGGAACCGCTGGCGGAGGTGCTCGGCCGGACGCGGGCGCTGCTGCTGACCACGCTCGACCGCCCGGCGGCGACGACCGAACTGGCCCGGCGTCACGACCTGGCCCCGGCGACGGTTTCGGCCCACCTGACGGCGTTGCGCGGAGCGGGCTTGCTGGCGTCGGAACGCCGGGGTCACCGGGTGCTGTACCGGCGCACGGAACTCGGCGACGCGCTGCTCTCGGGCAAGCTGTGA
- a CDS encoding tyrosine-protein phosphatase, translating to MDRAVTWEGFYNTRDLGGLPARSGRTTRRGAFFRAADLRFVSDAGWAQAREAGVRTVIDLRNPDEIRPTAGAPTALAGSAQFAAATGPATPADLDRVEVPLDDIADLEFWRYVNHERLNGSPLYYRIFLERKAERCAAVMTAIARAAPGGVLFHCGSGRDRTGLVALLLLALAGVDPDAIAADYDLSTEAVRPLYAVMGTDDQGPAIAAILAERGTTTAAAVRATLDGFDVRQYLLDAGVDGRDLDDIRHRLTNQD from the coding sequence ATGGACAGAGCAGTGACCTGGGAAGGCTTCTACAACACCAGGGATCTCGGTGGCCTGCCGGCGCGATCGGGCCGGACGACCCGCCGCGGCGCGTTCTTCAGGGCGGCCGACCTCCGGTTCGTGAGCGACGCCGGGTGGGCCCAGGCGCGGGAGGCCGGCGTCCGGACGGTCATCGACCTGCGCAACCCCGACGAGATCCGGCCGACGGCGGGCGCCCCGACGGCGCTGGCAGGTTCCGCGCAGTTCGCCGCCGCGACCGGCCCGGCCACCCCGGCGGACCTCGACCGCGTCGAGGTTCCCCTCGACGACATCGCCGACCTCGAGTTCTGGCGGTACGTCAACCACGAGCGGCTGAACGGCAGCCCGCTCTACTACCGGATCTTCCTCGAACGGAAGGCCGAGCGCTGCGCCGCCGTCATGACCGCGATCGCCCGGGCGGCCCCCGGCGGCGTCCTGTTCCACTGCGGTTCCGGGCGCGACCGGACCGGTCTCGTCGCGCTCCTGCTCCTGGCGCTGGCCGGCGTCGACCCCGACGCCATCGCCGCGGACTACGACCTGTCCACCGAAGCCGTGAGACCGCTGTACGCCGTGATGGGCACCGACGACCAGGGGCCGGCCATCGCGGCGATCCTCGCGGAGCGGGGCACCACCACCGCGGCGGCCGTCCGGGCCACGCTCGACGGGTTCGACGTCAGGCAATACCTCCTCGACGCAGGGGTCGACGGCCGGGACCTCGACGACATCCGGCACCGGTTGACGAACCAGGACTAG
- a CDS encoding MBL fold metallo-hydrolase, which produces MRIVHFGHACLLLETGSERILIDPGTFSTGFEGERELSAVLVTHQHFDHLDVERLPRVLEANPGAQLIVDPGSAPEVEKLGLEFAVANVGDAFAVGDTAIKAVGGEHAVIHSDIPVIPNIGYVFDDGAFFHPGDSFFVPGQQIDVLGLPTGAPWLKAGEAVDYLRAVAPRVAVPIHEAVLANPAMHYGLFGNLAPEGTEVKVLDRGEPAKV; this is translated from the coding sequence ATGCGTATCGTCCATTTCGGACACGCCTGCCTGTTGCTGGAGACCGGTTCCGAGCGGATCCTGATCGATCCGGGCACCTTCTCCACCGGCTTCGAAGGTGAGCGGGAGCTGTCCGCCGTGCTGGTCACGCACCAGCACTTCGACCACCTCGACGTCGAACGGCTGCCCCGGGTCCTCGAGGCCAACCCCGGTGCCCAGCTGATCGTCGATCCCGGGTCCGCTCCCGAGGTCGAAAAGCTCGGCCTGGAGTTCGCCGTCGCCAACGTCGGGGACGCCTTCGCCGTCGGGGACACCGCCATCAAGGCCGTCGGCGGGGAGCACGCCGTCATCCACTCGGACATCCCCGTCATCCCGAACATCGGGTACGTCTTCGACGACGGCGCTTTCTTCCACCCCGGCGACTCGTTCTTCGTGCCCGGCCAGCAGATCGACGTCCTGGGACTGCCCACCGGGGCGCCGTGGCTCAAGGCCGGGGAGGCCGTCGACTACCTGCGGGCCGTCGCGCCGCGGGTGGCCGTGCCCATCCACGAAGCCGTGCTCGCCAACCCCGCCATGCACTACGGCCTCTTCGGGAACCTCGCACCCGAAGGCACCGAGGTCAAGGTGCTCGACCGGGGCGAACCCGCGAAGGTCTAG
- a CDS encoding DUF2334 domain-containing protein — protein MDARLLVSLSGITPRTLHRCADLAAELDRRKVPLSVLYAARTGEGAVTEWIRTRARGGDSVLLHGYDHTVTPTHRTVYLGKRAEFATLPAHEARLRLIAAKAALDNAGLSVDGFAPPRWIASPGTLLALAEHGFRLCADLGAVRDLVTGEVRRARVQEFTSQSHRTETVRCFALVLAAARSARRGGLVRLGVEAADLTRPGLRQALLDAVDVALENRAFGATYGSLRVVAA, from the coding sequence GTGGACGCTCGCTTGCTGGTTTCGCTGTCGGGAATCACCCCGCGCACCCTGCACCGGTGCGCCGATCTGGCGGCCGAACTCGACCGCCGCAAGGTTCCGCTTTCGGTGCTGTACGCCGCTCGCACGGGCGAAGGCGCGGTGACGGAGTGGATCCGCACTCGCGCTCGTGGCGGTGATTCCGTGCTGCTGCACGGCTACGACCACACCGTCACGCCCACGCACCGCACGGTCTACCTGGGCAAGCGGGCGGAGTTCGCGACGCTGCCGGCGCACGAGGCGCGCCTGCGGCTGATCGCGGCGAAGGCCGCGCTGGACAACGCGGGGTTGTCGGTCGACGGCTTCGCACCGCCGCGCTGGATCGCCTCCCCGGGCACGCTGCTGGCGCTGGCCGAGCACGGTTTCCGGCTGTGCGCGGACCTCGGCGCGGTCCGCGACCTGGTGACCGGCGAGGTGCGCCGCGCGCGGGTCCAGGAATTCACGAGCCAGTCGCACCGCACGGAGACGGTGCGCTGCTTCGCGCTGGTGCTGGCGGCGGCCCGCTCGGCCCGCCGGGGCGGGCTGGTCCGGCTCGGGGTGGAAGCGGCGGACCTGACCCGTCCCGGCCTCCGCCAGGCCCTGCTCGACGCGGTGGACGTCGCCCTGGAGAACCGCGCGTTCGGCGCGACCTACGGCTCGCTGCGGGTGGTGGCGGCCTAG
- a CDS encoding NADPH-dependent FMN reductase, whose protein sequence is MLGTVATLTESKTYTGLADLPHFNPDDDRDPLHPEVASLRAALKEADAVLICTPEYAGGLPGSFKNLLDWTVGGGEVYGKPVAWINASSVAAPTGGRDAHDSLRKVLTYAGARIVEEACARIPVSRADVADGQVADPDLRGRIAVAVKRLREGV, encoded by the coding sequence GTGCTGGGGACCGTCGCGACCCTCACCGAGAGCAAGACGTACACCGGGCTTGCCGATCTGCCGCACTTCAACCCCGATGACGACCGCGACCCGCTGCACCCCGAGGTCGCCTCGCTGCGTGCCGCGCTGAAGGAAGCCGACGCGGTCCTGATCTGCACGCCGGAGTACGCGGGCGGGCTGCCGGGCTCGTTCAAGAACCTCCTCGACTGGACGGTCGGCGGCGGCGAGGTGTACGGCAAGCCGGTGGCGTGGATCAACGCGTCCTCGGTCGCAGCACCGACCGGCGGCCGGGACGCGCACGACTCGCTGCGGAAGGTCCTGACGTACGCGGGCGCGAGGATCGTCGAAGAGGCGTGCGCCCGGATCCCGGTCTCGCGCGCGGACGTCGCCGACGGCCAGGTCGCCGACCCGGACCTGCGGGGCCGGATCGCGGTGGCCGTGAAGCGCCTGCGCGAGGGTGTCTGA
- a CDS encoding phosphoribosylaminoimidazolesuccinocarboxamide synthase, with protein sequence MTPLPTRRRLASGKVRDLYEAGDDHLLIVASDRISAFERVFPTSVPGKGRVLTAMSVFWFRELADVLPNHLVTCEGPLIPEAVRGRALLVERLDMLPVEAVVRGYLTGRGYSDYHRSGAVCGLTLPPGLAESARLPEPIFTPSTKARSGEKDENIDFGTCVSVLGRALAEEVREASLELYRRGAARAAEQGLLLADTKFEFGIGAGGGLVLADELLTPDSARYWLADGHQPGVPQPSFDKQHVRDWLVDPASGWDCVSPLPPLPPEVVTATRDRYIAAYQRITGLSLADWPRDPADLRQPASRLGQCGGAGDRRDPHREQDVHRACRSAALQPR encoded by the coding sequence GTGACACCCCTCCCCACACGCCGGAGGCTCGCCTCCGGCAAGGTCCGCGACCTGTACGAAGCGGGCGACGACCACCTGCTGATCGTCGCCTCCGACCGCATCTCCGCCTTCGAACGCGTCTTCCCCACCTCGGTCCCCGGCAAGGGCCGCGTGCTCACCGCGATGAGCGTGTTCTGGTTCCGCGAGCTCGCCGACGTCCTCCCGAACCACCTCGTGACCTGTGAAGGGCCGCTCATTCCCGAGGCCGTCCGCGGCCGCGCGCTACTGGTGGAGCGGCTCGACATGCTGCCGGTGGAGGCGGTCGTCCGTGGCTACCTGACCGGCCGCGGATACTCCGATTACCACAGGTCCGGGGCGGTGTGCGGGCTGACGCTGCCGCCCGGCCTCGCCGAGTCGGCGCGGCTGCCCGAGCCGATCTTCACCCCGTCGACCAAGGCGCGCTCGGGCGAGAAGGACGAGAACATCGACTTCGGCACGTGCGTCTCGGTGCTGGGCCGCGCGCTCGCCGAGGAGGTCCGGGAGGCGTCCCTGGAGCTGTACCGCCGGGGCGCCGCGCGCGCGGCGGAGCAGGGCCTGCTGCTGGCCGACACGAAGTTCGAATTCGGCATCGGCGCCGGCGGCGGGCTCGTGCTCGCCGACGAGCTGCTGACGCCGGATTCGGCGCGCTACTGGCTCGCCGACGGTCACCAGCCCGGCGTCCCGCAGCCGTCGTTCGACAAGCAGCACGTGCGCGACTGGCTGGTCGATCCGGCGTCCGGCTGGGACTGCGTGTCCCCGCTGCCGCCGTTGCCGCCCGAAGTGGTGACGGCCACGCGCGACCGGTACATCGCGGCGTACCAGCGCATCACCGGGCTTTCGCTGGCAGACTGGCCCCGTGATCCTGCTGATCTGCGGCAGCCTGCGAGCCGGCTCGGGCAATGCGGCGGTGCTGGGGACCGTCGCGACCCTCACCGAGAGCAAGACGTACACCGGGCTTGCCGATCTGCCGCACTTCAACCCCGATGA
- a CDS encoding SAM-dependent chlorinase/fluorinase encodes MAYDWISVTTDYGLRDGFVAACHGVIARLAPAVRVIDVTHEVPPQDIRHGAMALAQTVPYLPESVHVAVVDPGVGTARLGVVVVAEDGLLVGPDNGLLLPAAQALGGVQAAYELAEPSLRLPATSATFHGRDVFAPAAAHLALGVAPSDFGDPVDDLVAMPEPFVAAFPGKLVSEVLTVDHFGNVQLAATPADLELSGLSGPVSVHSERVAVTTVLGRTFADVPAGASVLYTDSAGRLAVAVNGGSAAAVLGLGPAQECTITASPTAT; translated from the coding sequence ATGGCGTACGACTGGATCTCGGTGACCACCGACTACGGCCTGCGCGACGGCTTCGTGGCGGCCTGCCACGGCGTGATCGCGCGGCTGGCGCCCGCGGTGCGGGTGATCGACGTGACCCACGAAGTGCCACCCCAGGACATCCGGCACGGGGCGATGGCGCTGGCCCAGACGGTCCCCTACCTGCCGGAATCGGTGCACGTCGCGGTCGTCGACCCCGGGGTCGGGACGGCCCGGCTCGGCGTGGTCGTCGTCGCGGAGGACGGCCTGCTGGTCGGACCGGACAACGGCCTGCTGCTGCCGGCCGCGCAGGCGCTGGGCGGGGTGCAAGCGGCGTACGAGCTCGCGGAGCCGTCGCTGCGGCTGCCGGCGACGTCGGCGACGTTCCACGGGCGGGACGTCTTCGCGCCGGCGGCCGCGCACCTCGCGCTGGGCGTCGCCCCCTCGGACTTCGGCGACCCGGTGGACGACCTGGTCGCGATGCCCGAGCCGTTCGTCGCCGCGTTCCCGGGGAAGCTCGTGTCGGAGGTGCTGACGGTCGACCACTTCGGCAACGTCCAGCTGGCCGCGACCCCGGCGGACCTCGAGCTCTCGGGCCTGTCGGGCCCGGTTTCCGTGCACAGCGAGCGCGTGGCGGTGACCACGGTCCTCGGGCGGACCTTCGCCGACGTGCCCGCCGGCGCTTCGGTGCTCTACACCGACTCGGCGGGACGGCTCGCCGTCGCCGTGAACGGCGGCTCCGCGGCGGCCGTGCTCGGGCTCGGGCCGGCCCAGGAGTGCACGATCACCGCGTCGCCGACGGCGACCTGA
- a CDS encoding MOSC N-terminal beta barrel domain-containing protein, whose amino-acid sequence MARIARLTYYPVKSCAGIDVPSAEVTPAGLAHDRVFQVITPDSDVLTQRPHPVMATVRPRVLGDRLALSAPGREDVVFDIRRDGPRRPVSMFAWDGEGVRQDPQADAWFSDLLGRPAELIGVAPEHDRLTGGEFPGTTAFADAHAVLLASESSLDTLNERIAAGQGEPVPMDRFRPNIVIAGWAEPHREDEARELTAGTAKFGYAEKCVRCTVPMVDQETGAKAGPEPIRTLATYRRGPAGGVVFGMKAAVLRPGQVAVGDAVIVHSWAGPSPSTAAAEPPFTATASRPAESV is encoded by the coding sequence ATGGCGAGAATCGCTCGGCTGACGTACTACCCGGTCAAGTCCTGCGCCGGCATCGACGTGCCGTCCGCCGAGGTGACCCCCGCCGGGCTCGCGCACGACCGGGTCTTCCAGGTCATCACCCCGGACAGCGACGTCCTCACGCAGCGGCCGCACCCGGTCATGGCGACCGTCCGGCCGCGGGTGCTCGGCGACCGGCTCGCGCTGTCCGCCCCCGGCCGCGAAGACGTCGTCTTCGACATCCGGCGCGACGGCCCGCGGCGCCCGGTGTCGATGTTCGCCTGGGACGGCGAAGGCGTCCGGCAAGATCCCCAGGCCGACGCGTGGTTCTCGGACCTGCTCGGCCGGCCGGCCGAACTGATCGGCGTCGCGCCCGAGCACGACCGCCTCACCGGCGGCGAGTTCCCGGGCACGACCGCCTTCGCGGACGCGCACGCGGTGCTCCTCGCCTCCGAGTCCTCTTTGGACACGCTGAACGAACGGATCGCCGCCGGGCAGGGCGAACCCGTCCCGATGGACCGCTTCCGCCCCAACATCGTGATCGCCGGCTGGGCCGAACCCCACCGCGAAGACGAAGCCCGTGAACTGACGGCCGGCACCGCGAAGTTCGGGTACGCCGAGAAGTGCGTCCGCTGCACGGTCCCGATGGTCGACCAGGAGACCGGCGCCAAGGCCGGCCCCGAGCCGATCCGCACCCTCGCGACCTACCGGCGTGGCCCGGCCGGCGGCGTCGTCTTCGGGATGAAGGCCGCGGTGCTGCGGCCGGGTCAGGTCGCCGTCGGCGACGCGGTGATCGTGCACTCCTGGGCCGGCCCGAGCCCGAGCACGGCCGCCGCGGAGCCGCCGTTCACGGCGACGGCGAGCCGTCCCGCCGAGTCGGTGTAG
- a CDS encoding amino acid ABC transporter ATP-binding protein yields the protein MTTAVRSSSVELRDIHVSFGTLEVLRGVDLKVESGRTTCVIGPSGSGKSTLLRCVNRLQEPDSGDLLLDGESVIRSDPDALRQRVGMVFQHFNLFGHRSVLDNIVLPLRSVKKLSKEEASAIARARLADVGLADKAPYRPSALSGGQQQRVAIARALAMDPEVMLFDEATSALDPELVKGVLNLMAGLASRGLTLIVVTHEMGFARSVADEVAFMDAGRIVEQGPPAEIFDEPQSPRLQRFLSQVL from the coding sequence GTGACGACGGCGGTGCGTTCGTCCAGTGTGGAGCTGCGGGACATCCACGTCAGCTTCGGCACGCTCGAAGTCCTGCGCGGCGTCGACCTCAAGGTCGAGAGCGGCCGGACCACCTGCGTGATCGGGCCGTCCGGTTCCGGCAAGTCGACGCTCCTGCGGTGCGTGAACCGCCTGCAGGAGCCCGATTCCGGCGATCTGCTGCTCGACGGCGAATCGGTGATCCGGTCGGACCCGGATGCGCTGCGCCAGCGCGTCGGCATGGTGTTCCAGCACTTCAACCTCTTCGGCCACCGGAGCGTGCTGGACAACATCGTGCTGCCGCTGCGCAGCGTGAAGAAGCTGAGCAAGGAGGAGGCGTCGGCGATCGCCCGGGCCCGCTTGGCCGACGTCGGCCTGGCGGACAAGGCGCCGTACCGGCCGAGCGCGTTGTCGGGCGGCCAGCAGCAGCGGGTGGCGATCGCCCGGGCGCTGGCGATGGACCCCGAGGTGATGCTCTTCGACGAAGCGACGAGCGCGCTGGACCCGGAGCTGGTCAAGGGCGTGCTGAACCTGATGGCGGGCCTGGCTTCGCGGGGGCTGACCTTGATCGTGGTGACGCACGAGATGGGGTTCGCGCGGAGTGTCGCCGACGAGGTGGCGTTCATGGACGCGGGCCGCATCGTGGAGCAGGGCCCACCGGCGGAAATCTTCGACGAGCCGCAGAGTCCTCGCCTGCAGCGGTTCCTCTCCCAGGTGCTCTGA
- a CDS encoding amino acid ABC transporter permease has translation MDDFINTFLSWDYISQVLPDLLKTGLLNTLILSVSSALIGTVLGMLLAVMGLSTKWWLRWPARVYTDIFRGLPAILTILLIGQGLGTLARDVVGTNPYPMGILALSLIAAAYIGEIFRSGIQSIDKGQMEASRALGMSYTKSMLLVIIPQGVRRVLPALVNQFIALVKDSSLVYVLGLLSGQRELFRIGQDLAANTGNLSPLVAAGVFFLVITVPLTHLVNYIDKKLRTGRKVRADEPGDGDELDLVASGKVPS, from the coding sequence ATGGACGATTTCATCAACACGTTTCTCAGCTGGGACTACATCTCCCAGGTCCTGCCCGACCTGCTGAAGACCGGCCTGCTGAACACGCTCATCCTGTCGGTGTCCTCGGCGCTGATCGGCACCGTGCTCGGCATGCTGCTCGCGGTGATGGGCCTGTCCACCAAGTGGTGGCTGCGCTGGCCCGCGCGGGTGTACACCGACATCTTCCGCGGGCTGCCGGCGATCCTGACGATCCTGCTGATCGGCCAGGGCCTCGGCACGCTCGCGCGGGACGTCGTCGGCACGAATCCGTACCCGATGGGCATCCTGGCGCTGTCCCTGATCGCCGCGGCCTACATCGGCGAGATCTTCCGCTCCGGCATCCAGAGCATCGACAAAGGACAGATGGAGGCCAGCCGCGCGCTCGGCATGAGCTACACGAAGTCGATGCTGCTGGTGATCATCCCGCAGGGCGTCCGGCGGGTGCTGCCGGCGCTGGTGAACCAGTTCATCGCGCTGGTCAAGGACTCCAGCCTCGTCTACGTGCTCGGGCTGCTGTCCGGGCAGCGCGAGCTGTTCCGGATCGGCCAGGACCTCGCGGCGAACACGGGCAACCTGTCGCCGCTGGTCGCCGCCGGCGTGTTCTTCCTGGTGATCACCGTGCCGCTGACGCACCTGGTCAACTACATCGACAAGAAGCTCCGGACCGGCCGCAAGGTGCGCGCGGACGAGCCGGGCGACGGAGACGAGCTGGACCTGGTCGCCAGCGGGAAGGTTCCCTCGTGA